TACCTGCTAGCAATGCGGCAGCTCCTGAAACAATGATAAGCTTTTTCATTTTCAATCCTTTTTGATAAAATTGCAGGCGTATTATAGTCTTAAAAGCTAAATTTTACATTATTTTTTTACATTAGTTTCTATCGCGGTACGGGCAGCGATTTTCGGTTAAATTTAGATTTTTTCTGTATAATTTTCGCCATGGATAAAACAAAGCTTAAAACGCAGCCGCAAAAGGCGCTATTTCTTGATCGCGACGGCGTGATAAACGAGGATGCGGGCTATGTTTATAGACGCGAGGATTTCGTTTTTAAAGAGGGCATTTTTGCCGCTTTGAGGGAGTTTGCACAGGCGGGCTACGCGCTAGTCGTGGTGACGAATCAATCAGGCATCGGACGAGGCTACTATACGCTAGAGCAGTTTGACGAGCTTTGCGGCTTTATGCTGGGTGAGTTAGCAAAAGAGGGCGTAAAGATAGAGAAAATTTACTTTTGCCCGCATGCGCCGGAGACTCTTTGCGGTTGCCGTAAACCGGAGCCAGGCATGCTATTAAAGGCCGCAAACGAGCTAAACATCGACCTTGCGCGCTCAATCATGATAGGCGATAAGGATAGTGACGTGCAAGCGGGGCAAAGCGCTGGCGTGGGGGTAAATTTAAAGCTGGACGACCGGCTAAAAAGCGTGGCCGAGGCGCTAGAGTTTTTAAAAAAAGAAGGAAAAATATGAAAGATATAAAAAAGGTCGTAATAACGGGCGCTGCGGGCTTCATCGGCTCAAATTTGGCGCATTATTTCGACGAAAATTTAAAAGACGTAGAAGTGCTCGCCGTGGATAAATTTAGAAGCGACGAGAAATTTAGCAACGGCAATCTAAAAAGCTTCGGGCATTTTAAAAATTTGCTCGGATTTTCTGGCGAAATTTACGAGGGCGACATAAACTGCGCAAAGACGCTAGCTATGATCGAGAAATTCGCCCCTGGCGCAATCTTTCACGAGGCGGCGATCTCGGATACCACGGTAACCGAGCAAGGCGAGCTAATGAGGACTAATCTAAATAGCTTTAAAGACCTGCTAGATATCTGCGAAAAAACGGGCGCGCGCATGATATACGCAAGCTCCGGCGCCACGTACGGTAACGCAAAAAGCCCGCAAAGAGTCGGCGAATGCGAAGCGCCGAATAACGTCTACGGCTTTTCAAAGCTAAAAATGGACGATCTGGGTCGAAAATACGCCAAAAAGGGCGTAGCGGTCGTGGGGCTGAGATACTTTAACGTCTACGGCGCGAGGGAGTTTTATAAAAACAAAACCGCCTCGATGGTGCTGCAGTTCGGTCTACAAATTTTGAGCGGGAAAAATCCGCGCCTCTTTGAGGGTAGCGATAAAATCAAGCGCGACTTCGTCTATATAAAAGATATCGTGCAGGCCAATTTGCTCGCCCTAAATGCGCCAAGCGGCGTGTATAACGCGGCTACCGGCACGGCAAGAAGCTTCCAAGAGATCGTAGATATCTTGCAGCGCGAGCTAGGGTCGAATTTACCTTGCGAATACATCCCAAACCCGTACGCGCGCTCATATCAGTTCCATACGCAAGCAGACATCGAGCCGACTAAAAAGGCGCTGGGATACGAGCCTAAATTTAGCCTGGAAGAGGGCATAAAAGACTACGTGGCCGAGATAAAAAGGATATACGAGGAAGAGATAAATGCGTGAAGTACGTGCTTTAGTCGCGGGCGATCTGATGCTAGATCACTACATCTGGGGCAGCTGCGAGCGTATCTCGCCCGAAGCTCCCGTGCAGGTGGTAAAGATAAAAAACGAAACCAAACGTCTAGGCGGAGCGGGCAACGTGGTGCTAAATTTGCTTTCATTAGGCGCAAAAGTCGGCGTCATGAGCGTGCTAGGCGATGACGAAACGGGCGACGAGATAGAGCGGATCTTGCTAGAGCAGGGCGCTAGACCTGAGTTTATCAAGCGCGAGATCGGACGCACGAGCTCGATAAAAAGCCGCGTGATGGCGACGCATCAGCAAGTCGTGCGCATAGATAAAGAAAGCGTCGAGGCCGTAACGTGCGAGGACGAGCTGGCGGCAAATTTCGCCCGCGCGCTGGAGAGTTACGACGTCGCGCTGCTATCTGACTACGGTAAGGGCGTGCTGACGCCGTCGCTGTGCCAAAAGCTGATAAAAGCATGCGCGGATGCGGGTAAGCCCGTGCTAATCGATCCAAAAGGCGCGGACTACTCGAAATATAAGGGCGCTACGCTACTAACGCCCAATAAAAAAGAAGCGGGCGAGGCAGTGGGCTTTAAAATAGAAAACGACGAGCAGCTTTTTACGGCGTTAAATTTGCTAAAAAACGAGCTAAATTTGACACATTCGCTAATCACGATCTCGGAGGAGGGCATCGCGCTTTTAGAGGACGCTCAGGCGGTTAAATTTCCCGCTCTGGCAAAAGAGGTCTTTGACGTCACTGGCGCTGGAGATACGGTGCTAGCGACGCTGGGCGTGATGCTGGGTGCTGGCGAAGATATAAAAAAGGCGATCGAGACGGCAAATTTAGCCGCCGCAGTCGTCGTAGCTAAGGTCGGCTCAGCGACGGCTAGCTTTGAGGAGATAAACGAACTCGTGCGCCGTAAAAACGCGGCCGGCTTCGAGGAGAAAATCAAAAGCGCGGACGAACTGGCCGCGACGCTGGCAAACCGCGGCGAAAAGCGGCTGGTTTTTACAAACGGCTGCTTTGATATCTTGCACGCGGGACACGTGAGTTATCTCGCTAAGGCGCGGGAATTTGGCGATATACTAGTCGTCGGACTAAACTCAGACGCATCGGTGCGCGCGCTAAAAGGCCACACTCGCCCCGTAAACGCGCAGGCTGATCGCGCTACCGTGCTAGCGGCGCTTGGGGCGGTTGATTACGTGACGATATTTGACGAGCTAACGCCTCTAAATTTGATCGAAAAACTACGCCCCGACGTGCTCGTAAAGGGTGCGGACTACGAAGGTAAAGAAGTCGTCGGCAGCAGCATCGTAAAAGACGTGCGGCTAGTGGAGTTCG
The uncultured Campylobacter sp. DNA segment above includes these coding regions:
- the gmhB gene encoding D-glycero-beta-D-manno-heptose 1,7-bisphosphate 7-phosphatase, yielding MDKTKLKTQPQKALFLDRDGVINEDAGYVYRREDFVFKEGIFAALREFAQAGYALVVVTNQSGIGRGYYTLEQFDELCGFMLGELAKEGVKIEKIYFCPHAPETLCGCRKPEPGMLLKAANELNIDLARSIMIGDKDSDVQAGQSAGVGVNLKLDDRLKSVAEALEFLKKEGKI
- the rfaE1 gene encoding D-glycero-beta-D-manno-heptose-7-phosphate kinase, whose protein sequence is MREVRALVAGDLMLDHYIWGSCERISPEAPVQVVKIKNETKRLGGAGNVVLNLLSLGAKVGVMSVLGDDETGDEIERILLEQGARPEFIKREIGRTSSIKSRVMATHQQVVRIDKESVEAVTCEDELAANFARALESYDVALLSDYGKGVLTPSLCQKLIKACADAGKPVLIDPKGADYSKYKGATLLTPNKKEAGEAVGFKIENDEQLFTALNLLKNELNLTHSLITISEEGIALLEDAQAVKFPALAKEVFDVTGAGDTVLATLGVMLGAGEDIKKAIETANLAAAVVVAKVGSATASFEEINELVRRKNAAGFEEKIKSADELAATLANRGEKRLVFTNGCFDILHAGHVSYLAKAREFGDILVVGLNSDASVRALKGHTRPVNAQADRATVLAALGAVDYVTIFDELTPLNLIEKLRPDVLVKGADYEGKEVVGSSIVKDVRLVEFVAGKSTSATIKRIKSED
- the rfaD gene encoding ADP-glyceromanno-heptose 6-epimerase: MKDIKKVVITGAAGFIGSNLAHYFDENLKDVEVLAVDKFRSDEKFSNGNLKSFGHFKNLLGFSGEIYEGDINCAKTLAMIEKFAPGAIFHEAAISDTTVTEQGELMRTNLNSFKDLLDICEKTGARMIYASSGATYGNAKSPQRVGECEAPNNVYGFSKLKMDDLGRKYAKKGVAVVGLRYFNVYGAREFYKNKTASMVLQFGLQILSGKNPRLFEGSDKIKRDFVYIKDIVQANLLALNAPSGVYNAATGTARSFQEIVDILQRELGSNLPCEYIPNPYARSYQFHTQADIEPTKKALGYEPKFSLEEGIKDYVAEIKRIYEEEINA